In Enoplosus armatus isolate fEnoArm2 chromosome 2, fEnoArm2.hap1, whole genome shotgun sequence, one DNA window encodes the following:
- the ptp4a1 gene encoding protein tyrosine phosphatase type IVA 1 isoform X5 gives MARMNRPAPVEITYKNMRFLITHNPTNATLNKFIEDWPFDDGAPPSNQIVDDWLNLLKLKFREEPGCCIAVHCVAGLGRAPVLVALALIECGMKYEDAVQFIRQKRRGAFNSKQLFYLEKYRPKMRLRFKDSNGHRNNCCIQ, from the exons ATGGCTCGCATGAACAGACCGGCCCCTGTGGAGATCACCTACAAAAACATGAGGTTCCTGATTACCCACAATCCCACCAACGCCACCCTGAACAAGTTCATCGAG GATTGGCCGTTTGACGATGGAGCTCCTCCCTCCAACCAGATCGTGGACGATTGGCTGAACCTGCTGAAGCTGAAGTTCAGGGAGGAGCCCGGCTGCTGCATCGCGGTCCACTGTGTGGCAGGGTTGGGAAG AGCTCCTGTTCTGGTCGCGCTCGCGTTGATCGAATGTGGGATGAAATACGAAGATGCTGTCCAGTTCATTCGACA GAAGCGTCGAGGAGCGTTCAACAGCAAGCAGCTGTTCTACCTGGAGAAATATCGTCCAAAGATGCGCCTGCGCTTCAAAGATTCCAACGGCCATCGCAATAACTGCTGCATCCAGTAG
- the ptp4a1 gene encoding protein tyrosine phosphatase type IVA 1 isoform X3, translated as MARMNRPAPVEITYKNMRFLITHNPTNATLNKFIEELKKYGVTTVVRVCEATYDATLVVKEGIQVLIVDDWLNLLKLKFREEPGCCIAVHCVAGLGRAPVLVALALIECGMKYEDAVQFIRQKRRGAFNSKQLFYLEKYRPKMRLRFKDSNGHRNNCCIQ; from the exons ATGGCTCGCATGAACAGACCGGCCCCTGTGGAGATCACCTACAAAAACATGAGGTTCCTGATTACCCACAATCCCACCAACGCCACCCTGAACAAGTTCATCGAG GAGCTGAAGAAGTATGGAGTGACCACCGTCGTGAGAGTTTGTGAGGCCACGTATGATGCCACCCTGGTGGTGAAAGAGGGAATCCAAGTTCTG ATCGTGGACGATTGGCTGAACCTGCTGAAGCTGAAGTTCAGGGAGGAGCCCGGCTGCTGCATCGCGGTCCACTGTGTGGCAGGGTTGGGAAG AGCTCCTGTTCTGGTCGCGCTCGCGTTGATCGAATGTGGGATGAAATACGAAGATGCTGTCCAGTTCATTCGACA GAAGCGTCGAGGAGCGTTCAACAGCAAGCAGCTGTTCTACCTGGAGAAATATCGTCCAAAGATGCGCCTGCGCTTCAAAGATTCCAACGGCCATCGCAATAACTGCTGCATCCAGTAG
- the ptp4a1 gene encoding protein tyrosine phosphatase type IVA 1 isoform X1 — MARMNRPAPVEITYKNMRFLITHNPTNATLNKFIEELKKYGVTTVVRVCEATYDATLVVKEGIQVLDWPFDDGAPPSNQIVDDWLNLLKLKFREEPGCCIAVHCVAGLGRAPVLVALALIECGMKYEDAVQFIRQKRRGAFNSKQLFYLEKYRPKMRLRFKDSNGHRNNCCIQ; from the exons ATGGCTCGCATGAACAGACCGGCCCCTGTGGAGATCACCTACAAAAACATGAGGTTCCTGATTACCCACAATCCCACCAACGCCACCCTGAACAAGTTCATCGAG GAGCTGAAGAAGTATGGAGTGACCACCGTCGTGAGAGTTTGTGAGGCCACGTATGATGCCACCCTGGTGGTGAAAGAGGGAATCCAAGTTCTG GATTGGCCGTTTGACGATGGAGCTCCTCCCTCCAACCAGATCGTGGACGATTGGCTGAACCTGCTGAAGCTGAAGTTCAGGGAGGAGCCCGGCTGCTGCATCGCGGTCCACTGTGTGGCAGGGTTGGGAAG AGCTCCTGTTCTGGTCGCGCTCGCGTTGATCGAATGTGGGATGAAATACGAAGATGCTGTCCAGTTCATTCGACA GAAGCGTCGAGGAGCGTTCAACAGCAAGCAGCTGTTCTACCTGGAGAAATATCGTCCAAAGATGCGCCTGCGCTTCAAAGATTCCAACGGCCATCGCAATAACTGCTGCATCCAGTAG
- the ptp4a1 gene encoding protein tyrosine phosphatase type IVA 1 isoform X4 gives MARMNRPAPVEITYKNMRFLITHNPTNATLNKFIEELKKYGVTTVVRVCEATYDATLVVKEGIQVLDWPFDDGAPPSNQIVDDWLNLLKLKFREEPGCCIAVHCVAGLGRKRRGAFNSKQLFYLEKYRPKMRLRFKDSNGHRNNCCIQ, from the exons ATGGCTCGCATGAACAGACCGGCCCCTGTGGAGATCACCTACAAAAACATGAGGTTCCTGATTACCCACAATCCCACCAACGCCACCCTGAACAAGTTCATCGAG GAGCTGAAGAAGTATGGAGTGACCACCGTCGTGAGAGTTTGTGAGGCCACGTATGATGCCACCCTGGTGGTGAAAGAGGGAATCCAAGTTCTG GATTGGCCGTTTGACGATGGAGCTCCTCCCTCCAACCAGATCGTGGACGATTGGCTGAACCTGCTGAAGCTGAAGTTCAGGGAGGAGCCCGGCTGCTGCATCGCGGTCCACTGTGTGGCAGGGTTGGGAAG GAAGCGTCGAGGAGCGTTCAACAGCAAGCAGCTGTTCTACCTGGAGAAATATCGTCCAAAGATGCGCCTGCGCTTCAAAGATTCCAACGGCCATCGCAATAACTGCTGCATCCAGTAG
- the ptp4a1 gene encoding protein tyrosine phosphatase type IVA 1 isoform X2 translates to MARMNRPAPVEITYKNMRFLITHNPTNATLNKFIEELKKYGVTTVVRVCEATYDATLVVKEGIQVLDWPFDDGAPPSNQIVDDWLNLLKLKFREEPGCCIAVHCVAGLGRAPVLVALALIECGMKYEDAVQFIRHVEERSTASSCSTWRNIVQRCACASKIPTAIAITAASSRAKP, encoded by the exons ATGGCTCGCATGAACAGACCGGCCCCTGTGGAGATCACCTACAAAAACATGAGGTTCCTGATTACCCACAATCCCACCAACGCCACCCTGAACAAGTTCATCGAG GAGCTGAAGAAGTATGGAGTGACCACCGTCGTGAGAGTTTGTGAGGCCACGTATGATGCCACCCTGGTGGTGAAAGAGGGAATCCAAGTTCTG GATTGGCCGTTTGACGATGGAGCTCCTCCCTCCAACCAGATCGTGGACGATTGGCTGAACCTGCTGAAGCTGAAGTTCAGGGAGGAGCCCGGCTGCTGCATCGCGGTCCACTGTGTGGCAGGGTTGGGAAG AGCTCCTGTTCTGGTCGCGCTCGCGTTGATCGAATGTGGGATGAAATACGAAGATGCTGTCCAGTTCATTCGACA CGTCGAGGAGCGTTCAACAGCAAGCAGCTGTTCTACCTGGAGAAATATCGTCCAAAGATGCGCCTGCGCTTCAAAGATTCCAACGGCCATCGCAATAACTGCTGCATCCAGTAGAGCCAAACCCTGA
- the col9a1a gene encoding collagen, type IX, alpha 1a — MALSGICRESLLVILLQIVLICSAQRGPVGPRGPPGPPGVSGVSGVDGIDGDRGEDSTVNGGPGADGENGKDGVPGAPGLPGADGPVGPPGDPGTMGLKGPKGESGPRGSTGESGVGPDGLDGIPGTDGLPGELGKVGPPGARGKRGQVGLPGAAGPRGPPGVYQGEDLCPNACPSGLNGHSGLPGMKGHKGVKGESGEPGRQGHKGYEGEQGLQGEVGAQGLPGPGGSRGLQGIMGSKGDRGPRGKPGDGGPQGIQGGPGDPGQRGAIGEPGPAGVQGDRGPSGIRGVPGPKGEPGLPGPDGREGIPGLPASKGLPGKSGAPGDAGPQGLPGLPGAYGQKGVSGLKGITGDPGVVGLMGSPGKQGERGEQGEVGPVGPRGGPGGRGERGHDGPAGLLGARGSKGDPGLPGLPGPAGYRGQKGDRGAVGLDGPNGEQGSAGAEGTPGEIGDLGDQGEPGEKGSTGPPGETGNKGPEGGRGQQGKEGKPGQPGPRGMQGDMGVPGLPGAQGPAGKSPTDTRIKQVCMRVMQEQLAQLAASLSRPESGISGLPGPPGPPGPPGPTGENGFPGHTGSRGLPGLKGPAGVMGRKGVKGDQGDRGDRGPTARGPKGEPGAPGLTGEPGRPAYGKDGRDGERGPRGVPGASGVPGPPGPAGLNGYCESSQCVLPMVASPVSAKDSGMKGPSEM, encoded by the exons ATGGCTCTCTCCGGGATCTGTCGAGAGTCTTTGCTGGTGATTTTACTGCAAATCGTGCTGATTTGCTCCGCTCAG aGGGGCCCAGTCGGCCCCAGAGGCCCCCCGGGGCCGCCCGGAGTGTCCGGTGTGTCCGGAGTGGATGGCATTGAT GGCGACAGAGGAGAAGACTCCACAGTGAACGGCGGACCA GGCGCTGATGGTGAAAACGGAAAAGACGGAGTTCCTGGAGCTCCAGGTCTTCCAGGCGCAGAT GGACCCGTTGGACCTCCTGGAGATCCAGGCACAATGGGCCTTAAGGGTCCTAAA gGAGAATCTGGACCACGTGGGTCTACTGGGGAGTCT GGTGTCGGACCTGATGGGCTCGAT GGGATTCCTGGTACAGACGGGCTACCAGGTGAACTGGGCAAAGTTGGACCACCT GGAGCGAGAGGCAAGAGAGGTCAAGTGGGTCTCCCTGGTGCTGCTGGGCCGCGG gGTCCTCCAGGCGTGTATCAAGGCGAGGACCTG tgtccCAACGCCTGCCCCTCTGGTCTGAACGGACACTCTGGTCTCCCCGGCATGAAA GGCCACAAAGGGGTCAAAGGTGAATCTGGTGAGCCCGGAAGACAAGGACACAAG GGATATGAGGGCGAACAAGGACTGCAGGGTGAAGTTGGAGCTCAAGGACTACCA GGTCCAGGTGGATCAAGAGGCCTCCAGGGAATAATGGGCTCCAAAGGTGACAGG GGACCTCGTGGAAAACCTGGTGATGGAGGTCCTCAGGGGATCCAGGGAGGCCCA GGCGATCCAGGCCAAAGAGGAGCCATAGGTGAGCCCGGTCCAGCGGGAGTGCAG GGGGATCGAGGTCCATCTGGAATCAGAGGAGTACCAGGGCCAAAAGGAGAGCCG GGCCTCCCTGGTCCAGATGGCCGCGAGGGGATACCGGGGCTGCCAGCGTCCAAG gGTCTTCCAGGGAAAAGTGGGGCTCCTGGTGATGCTGGCCCTCAAGGACTTCCT GGTTTACCAGGCGCTTATGGCCAAAAAGGAGTCAGTGGTCTAAAG GGTATCACAGGTGATCCAGGTGTTGTAGGACTGATGGGGTCTCCAGGGAAACAA GGCGAGCGTGGCGAGCAGGGAGAGGTGGGACCTGTCGGACCCCGAGGAGGACCA gGTGGACGAGGAGAGCGAGGACATGACGGGCCTGCAGGATTATTGGGAGCCAGG gGAAGCAAAGGGGATCCGGGCCTTCCTGGACTTCCTGGACCTGCTGGTTATCGTGGCCAGAAGGGCGACAGG GGTGCAGTCGGCCTCGATGGTCCAAACGGAGAGCAG GGATCTGCAGGTGCTGAAGGAACTCCAGGAGAGATCGGAGACCTG GGAGATCAAGGAGAACCAGGAGAGAAAGGATCG ACAGGCCCACCAGGAGAGACCGGAAATAAAGGACCCGAGGGCGGCCGAGGACAGCAAGGGAAAGAGGGCAAGCCGGGCCAACCTGGACCACGCGGCATGCAGGGCGACATGGGGGTACCGGGCCTGCCGGGGGCACAGGGACCAGCG GGAAAATCACCAACAGATACACGCATCAAACAAGTCTGCATGAGGGTAATGCAAG agcagctggcCCAGCTAGCAGCTAGCCTTAGCAGGCCTGAGTCAGGCATCTCTGGGCTGCCCGGTCCTCCCGGCCCGCCTGGACCTCCAGGCCCCACCGGAGAGAACGGTTTCCCCGGGCACACCGGATCGCGAGGACTGCCCGGGCTGAAGGGTCCGGCTGGGGTAATGGGTCGCAAAGGAGTCAAAG gcGACCAGGGTGACAGAGGGGACAGAGGACCCACAGCGAGAGGACCCAAAGGAGAACCAGGAGCCCCCGGGCTAACAG GCGAACCCGGTCGACCGGCTTACGGCAAAGACGGTCGTGACGGAGAGAGGGGACCCCGCGGTGTTCCCGGTGCATCCGGCGTTCCCGGGCCTCCCGGTCCCGCCGGTTTGAACGGTTACTGCGAGTCGTCACAGTGCGTCCTGCCCATGGTGGCGTCGCCGGTTTCCGCAAAGGACTCCGGCATGAAGGGCCCCAGTGAGATGTGA